Part of the Candidatus Latescibacter sp. genome, AAACCACGATTAAAAATCAGGTTGGCTAAATCACTTGTATCAATTCTCCATCTCTCCAGCAAGGTTCCACCATCGATCCAATGTAAAAAATGCCATGTTGTGGCTTCATCAATTCTATATACAATATGGGGATATATTATAATTTGACAAGGGATTTTGTTATTTCTCACTATTTCTAATTTTACTTATTACCTCCTTATTATCTTGCACCCAGTTGCGTTTAGTTGTTGAATTTTTTTGCTCTTGAAGCGAGCATGGTATTTTCATCTTCGGCCTTACTGCGAGATCGTCAAGTCCGGGGCATTTTCAAAGTGAAAAAAACCGCGCTTCGCTCATTCAAATCTCGCACAGGAAACTCAATATTTATTAAAACTTTTTCTTCACGATTTTCTTTTTGTCATAGAACCTGCATAGAACCATTACAAATATAAAAAAACCACATTGAATATTGCTGCAAGTGGCTGTTATTATTGAATATTTTATGGAGCCAACGAACCGAATCGAACGGTCGACCTGCTCATTACGAGTGAGCTGCTCTACCGACTGAGCTACGTTGGCCTTGCCCTGAATCTACGGAAAATTACCATTAAAGTCAACTGGTTTACGAGGATGATATAGTCATGCCGAACTTGTTGCCGCTTGGCGGGAACGATGAAACCGTTTCGGCATCTATCAATTAAACAGATTTTTTACAAAAGTCTTTATGATACCGAATTATCTATTTGAGAAGAAGCATGCTCTGGGAAGCGGTCATTGCCCCCATGCGAAGCCGTGTGATATACACTCCCGAAGACACTATCTTGCCTTTATCATCCCTGCCGTTCCACTGCATCGAATGATTCCCGGCGGTTATGGCGCCTGAAACAAGCTCACGGATTTTCTGGCCGGAAAGATTATAAATGGCAAGAGTAGCCTGTCCGGTTCGGGGAAGGGAAAATACGATCGTAGTTGACGGATTAAACGGGTTGGGGAAAACTCCGCGAATGGAGAGAGCAATAGGGAACGCTGCGGTTTCATTCACCGAGCTCCCTTCCGGTATGTATCGGGTGACACCCTGGTCGGTGGCGAACCAAAGTGCGCCATATTTGCCCACCGCGACTGCACGGATGTTGTTGGAAGCGATATCGCTCCAGTTGGTATCCAAAGGTGAGGCGCTGGAGACGCCGTCAAAACGGCAAACTCCGCCGCTGACAGTACCGAAATAGATCATGTTTTTTTTATCAACTGCAATTGAAGTAATGTGGTTATCAGAGAGGAAATCCAGTGTGGTATAAGATTTGAATTTGCTTCCGTCAAAACTGGTAACACCTTTATCGGTGCCGAACCACTTGACATTTTTGGTGTCCACCGCGGCGGCCAGTATCGTATCGGAAATCATTCCGGGATACTTGGTATTCTTTGTTGTATAGGGAGTGGCGAAGGAGACCGCATCAATTTTGGTATTCATAACCGAGATGCCGTTATTGGTCCCTATCCAGATTTCGGGGCCGTTCTTAGTGGTTTCGTAGGCGATGGCATTGACATGGTTGTCAGCAAGTTTCTGAGCAGTGGTATCGGAAGCGGTATAAGATTTCCATTTGGCGCCGTTGAAACTCATCAATCCCTTATCGGTGCCGAACCAGCGTACATGCTGAGTATCCACAGCGGCGGAATAAATTTTATCCGAAATCATGCCGGGATACTTTGTATTGGTCGTGGTATAGGGCGTTGCGATGGTGACCGCATCGGGTTTGGAACTTATCACAGATACTCCCCCTTCGGTTCCGACCCATATTTCATCGCCATAAGGACCGAATTCATACATGATGGTATTTACTGTATTATGAGCCAGTTTATTTGCGGTTTTATATGTCGTCCATGTTTTTCCATCGAATCTTGAAAGACCGTTAGCGGTGCCGAACCACATTATTCCATTGCTGTCCATACCGATAGCGCGCACATCATCACTGGCCAGACCGCTGTTTTTCGTGGTATATGTTATCCAGTTTCCACCAACATACGCTTGTGAAACAGTTGCGAGGAAAGCGATGCAGATCGCCAAAGCAGGTATTGCCCCAAAAAAAGGCCGTAACCTCATTTCTTTCTCCTTTACATGGAAATCGCTAAGAGATCAAAAACGGAAATAATAAGCTGTAAATTGTCGCAAAATATACAATATATCACCATAAAAATCAAATATTTTCGTATCATTTCGCAATTTTCAGCCATACACGGATAATATTTTATCTTGAATGCTTGAAGAGAGAAAATTATATTAGAAGATTGAGCCAATTGCAAAAGTCGAGATTTTTGACGCAGCCCCCTTCAATCCACCCCGCACGTACTTCGTACGAGCGGGGACCCCGTGTCCTTCGGACATCCTTCCCCCGAAGGGGGCAGGAAACTGCTGTGGAACAACTACTTCCCTTGCCCCATTCGGGGGAAAGGGATAGAGGAATAGGGGGCTGTAGTTAACAATTTGCCTTCTTTTTTACATATAAAACGACTTTTGCAAATGCCTCGATTAATAATAAAATTTGGTTCTTCTCCAAAAGAGTTGGCAAAGAAATTTACTTATAAGGGTTGCATTGAGGAAATGATCTCAATCCAACCCTGAATTGAAATATTTTGTTAGTTGCTGTCAAGCCCAAGCAAGTCAGCCTTCGGCTGAGGCTTGACAGATTGAGGCTTGTATAGATTATTTACGTAACAAAACTTTTTTTATCCCTAACGATGCAAAGTCCCCCTTCGGGGGATCTAGGGGGCTGCCTCTCAAAGAGTTATCTCATTTTGCACTGCAAAATTTACCAACTAATTTGGAGAAGAGCCTAAAATTTTAACCATAAACTATGTGAATTGATACAACTTATTTTAAAGAAAGGTGTGTGTATGCGTCCTTCGAAAGTATTTCATATGTTGCTTATGCTTTTCCTTTTTTTCAGTCTTTCCTGTTCAAAAGATAAAAGCGGCGAAAATAATGCCCCTGCTCCGGCCAAGCAGGCAATCAAAACCCAGGAGGGTTTCTTGGGTTGGAATTCCCTTTCACTGGAAAACCGGTATACCAAGCTCGATATTGTTCCGGAACTTGGCGGGAAGATCATGGGATATAATCTTCGCGGATACCAGATTCTCTGGCATGATTCCAAAAAAGAAGGGTATGTCGAAAAAGACCAGGGATACGGATTCGGCCAGAAATTCTTTAATCCCGGCGGCGCCAAAATTTGGCCTGCGCCGCAGGGCTGGAGCGGTAAGAATGAATGGCCGGGACCTCCTGACAATGTGCTTGACGGCGCTGCCTATGATGGAAAACTGGATAACGGTGTCATAACCGTGACCAGCCCGCGTGACGATGGCGAGGAGAGAACCGGCTTGCAGTATAAACACTTGTATTCACTCATCCCTTCGAGCTCCATGGTAAACCTTAATCTCTCGATGACCAATGTGGTAAAACAGCCGGTTACCTGGGGACTCTGGCATCTGGCTACTGTCCCGGTTGACCGGAAATGTACCGTATATGTCCCGGTGAACAAGGGAGACTGGCATGTCGTTTACGGAGAGAAAAAGAATCCGCAGTGGATGGATGTGGAAAACGGGATTTTCCGTGCAAAATATGATAAACAGGTGGGAAAAGTGGGCATGAAAGTCCGTGAGGGATGGGCGGCCTGGCATGACGAAGATAACAATGTGGTTTTTGTCATGTTCTTCCCAGTTAAAAAAGGCGCCCAGTACCCGGATGGCGGGAGTAATTTTGAGATATGGACATCCGGAACAGGAACCATAAAAGCCAATAACAAGGATGTCACCACCGAGTATTCCCCCGAAACTGCACTTATGGAATTGGAAGTGATGGGACCGCTGA contains:
- a CDS encoding two-component regulator propeller domain-containing protein — encoded protein: MRLRPFFGAIPALAICIAFLATVSQAYVGGNWITYTTKNSGLASDDVRAIGMDSNGIMWFGTANGLSRFDGKTWTTYKTANKLAHNTVNTIMYEFGPYGDEIWVGTEGGVSVISSKPDAVTIATPYTTTNTKYPGMISDKIYSAAVDTQHVRWFGTDKGLMSFNGAKWKSYTASDTTAQKLADNHVNAIAYETTKNGPEIWIGTNNGISVMNTKIDAVSFATPYTTKNTKYPGMISDTILAAAVDTKNVKWFGTDKGVTSFDGSKFKSYTTLDFLSDNHITSIAVDKKNMIYFGTVSGGVCRFDGVSSASPLDTNWSDIASNNIRAVAVGKYGALWFATDQGVTRYIPEGSSVNETAAFPIALSIRGVFPNPFNPSTTIVFSLPRTGQATLAIYNLSGQKIRELVSGAITAGNHSMQWNGRDDKGKIVSSGVYITRLRMGAMTASQSMLLLK
- a CDS encoding DUF4380 domain-containing protein, coding for MGWNSLSLENRYTKLDIVPELGGKIMGYNLRGYQILWHDSKKEGYVEKDQGYGFGQKFFNPGGAKIWPAPQGWSGKNEWPGPPDNVLDGAAYDGKLDNGVITVTSPRDDGEERTGLQYKHLYSLIPSSSMVNLNLSMTNVVKQPVTWGLWHLATVPVDRKCTVYVPVNKGDWHVVYGEKKNPQWMDVENGIFRAKYDKQVGKVGMKVREGWAAWHDEDNNVVFVMFFPVKKGAQYPDGGSNFEIWTSGTGTIKANNKDVTTEYSPETALMELEVMGPLTRLNNGESARLDVTWAACHASGVKRVIPAGVVAEELKVKDDIITAKFGVFYGGILQVVYLDKNKKQIGMKNLSEISPLGEINIEQPKTDYSSIAAGIRYQVLSYDKTTTLTLGEIKF